One Saccharomyces kudriavzevii IFO 1802 strain IFO1802 genome assembly, chromosome: 4 genomic region harbors:
- the SLX5 gene encoding SUMO-targeted ubiquitin ligase complex subunit SLX5 (similar to Saccharomyces cerevisiae SLX5 (YDL013W); ancestral locus Anc_3.186) — MHGGDGRTKSDHTPSVNHPDDSVILIESDKEEDASIREANLPVRLYPDRRVGRRRDALNRFVRSDSVGINPQRIHTTARPNRSDPQNDNDDVTIVREVGRFFGDDGPIDPSAHFVDLDHEPDSETLETPTTLQVDNINGYLNDNFNDNDNNDDGLTIVEERTTRPRVTLNLPGGERLEVNATTTDMPIRRSFEFQDDLAVSRRQLLRRSAARARTLFVDRSDENDEEWTEDTDNVPEAIQRARRESHMRMSRRIAERQLRAQQHRMASNENMNTSIRFQSIRERIQAYAPDIRSAFYHAESLHEFRSILQNVAPVTLQECEGELMALFTEFRNQLLQDWAIDRVRNTQEEALRLHREALERQERATGRVFHRGPFRESITNYLNFSGENGFLTRLWGSPVLNDADEERHTQNIIDMIQEREERERDVVMKNLMSKTKAQQEEFEDRAARLPEGYSASFDTTPKMKLDIMKNDKEETITVTDDDLARTLEVIPVCCLCGVELGVGIPDDFIGMNQKDRGISFEGLVSKYKFHCPYQTLARPSMLDRDLSRRTFIAACGHAYCGRCFARIDNAKKKSKTPKKKLASLRGSAHPDNYGPKFCPAESCKKPIRSRGRLKEVYF; from the coding sequence atgcatggtggtgatggtcGAACAAAGAGTGATCACACTCCTTCGGTGAATCATCCAGATGATTCGGTGATTTTAATAGAGAGTGATAAGGAGGAGGACGCTTCTATTCGCGAGGCAAATCTGCCTGTGAGGTTATATCCAGACAGAAGAGTAGGGAGACGACGTGATGCTTTAAATAGGTTTGTCAGATCAGACTCAGTGGGCATAAATCCTCAAAGAATCCATACAACAGCAAGGCCTAACCGCTCTGATCCTCagaatgataatgatgatgtaACTATAGTACGAGAAGTTGGAAGGTTTTTTGGAGATGATGGGCCTATCGATCCTTCAGCGCACTTCGTGGATCTTGATCATGAGCCGGATTCTGAAACATTAGAAACTCCAACGACGCTACAAGTAGATAACATAAATGGATACCTGAATGATAATttcaatgataatgataataacgATGATGGGTTGACAAtagttgaagaaagaacaaCACGACCTAGAGTGACCCTGAACCTACCAGGCGGGGAAAGGCTTGAAGTAAATGCAACGACAACGGACATGCCAATACGAAGATCATTTGAGTTTCAAGATGATTTGGCCGTATCACGCAGGCAGTTATTAAGAAGAAGTGCCGCAAGGGCTCGTACTTTGTTTGTGGACCGATCTGACGAAAACGATGAAGAGTGGACGGAAGATACTGACAACGTACCTGAAGCTATTCAAAGAGCTCGTAGAGAGAGCCATATGCGAATGAGCCGAAGAATTGCGGAAAGGCAGCTTAGAGCACAACAGCATAGGATGGCAAGTAACGAAAACATGAATACATCTATTAGGTTTCAATCAATTAGGGAACGTATTCAAGCATATGCTCCAGATATTCGCAGTGCTTTCTATCATGCAGAGTCATTACATGAATTTAGGTCCATTTTACAAAACGTTGCTCCCGTTACTTTGCAAGAATGTGAGGGAGAACTAATGGCGCTATTTACTGAGTTCAGAAACCAGCTGCTGCAGGATTGGGCAATTGATAGGGTTAGAAACACTCAGGAAGAGGCCTTAAGACTTCATCGAGAAGCTTTGGAAAGACAAGAGAGAGCAACTGGAAGAGTTTTTCATCGCGGACCATTCCGTGAATCAATTACAAACTATCTCAACTTCAGTGGAGAGAATGGCTTCTTGACCCGTTTGTGGGGTAGTCCTGTATTAAATGATGCCGATGAGGAGCGCCACactcaaaatatcatcgatatgattcaagaaagagagGAACGAGAAAGGGATGtggtaatgaaaaatttaatgaGTAAGACCAAGGCTCAACAAGAGGAGTTCGAAGATAGAGCAGCCAGGTTGCCTGAAGGTTACAGCGCGTCCTTTGATACTACaccaaaaatgaaattagaCATCATGAAAAATGATAAGGAAGAGACTATCACTGTAACAGACGATGATTTAGCCAGAACGCTTGAGGTTATTCCTGTCTGTTGTTTATGTGGTGTAGAATTGGGTGTGGGAATACCGGATGATTTCATTGGGATGAATCAAAAAGACCGCGGCATTTCTTTCGAAGGGCTAGTATCGAAATACAAATTTCACTGCCCATACCAAACCTTAGCGAGACCTTCAATGCTGGATAGAGATTTGTCGAGGCGAACGTTTATTGCTGCGTGTGGCCATGCATATTGCGGCAGGTGTTTCGCCAGGATTGACaatgcaaagaaaaaatccaaaacgcctaaaaaaaaactggcTAGTCTAAGAGGTTCGGCTCATCCTGATAACTATGGCCCTAAATTCTGTCCCGCAGAATCCTGTAAGAAGCCGATTCGCTCGAGAGGGAGATTAAAGGAGGTTTACTTTTAG
- the CDC7 gene encoding serine/threonine protein kinase CDC7 (similar to Saccharomyces cerevisiae CDC7 (YDL017W); ancestral locus Anc_3.183), protein MTSKVKNIDDIPPEIRGEMDQLYRDLPGIEKEYKLIDKIGEGTFSSVYKAKDITGKITKKFASHFWNYCSNYVALKKIYVTSSPQRIYNELNLLYIMTGSSRVAPLCDAKRVRDQVIAVLPYYPHEEFRTFYRDLPIKGIKKYTWELLRALKFVHSKGIIHRDIKPTNFLFNLELGRGVLVDFGLAEAQMDYKSMISSQNDYDNHANTNHDGGYSMRNHEQFCPCIMRNQYSTNSNSQTPPMVTIQNGKVVHLNNVNGVDLTKGYPKNETRRIKRANRAGTRGFRAPEVLMKCGAQTTKIDIWSVGVILLSLLGRRFPMFQSLDDADSLLELCTIFGWKELRKCAALHGLGFEASGLLWDKPNGYPNGLKELVYDLLNKECTMGTFPEYSVAFETFGFLQQELHDRMSIEPQLPGTKANMDATDAYELKKYQEEIWSDHYWCFQVLEQCFEMDPQKRSSAEDLLKNPFFNELNENAYLLDGESTDEDDVVSSSEGDLLDKDVLLISE, encoded by the coding sequence ATGACAAGTAAAGTAAAAAATATCGATGATATACCTCCAGAGATCAGGGGAGAGATGGACCAGCTATATCGCGACCTACCAGGaatagaaaaggaatataaGCTTATTGATAAGATTGGTGAAGGCACGTTTTCATCAGTGTATAAAGCCAAAGATATCACCGGGAAAAtaacgaaaaaatttgcATCTCACTTCTGGAACTATTGTTCGAACTATGTTgccttgaagaaaatatatgtGACTTCGTCGCCACAAAGAATTTACAATGAACTCAATTTGCTTTATATAATGACGGGCTCTTCAAGAGTGGCACCTCTATGTGATGCGAAGAGGGTGCGAGATCAAGTCATTGCCGTTTTACCATACTATCCTCACGAAGAATTTAGAACCTTTTATAGAGATCTACCCATCAAAGGTATCAAGAAGTACACATGGGAGCTACTAAGAGCGCTGAAGTTTGTTCACTCAAAGGGAATCATCCACAGAGACATAAAACctacaaattttttgtttaatttGGAACTGGGGCGAGGTGTGCTTGTTGATTTTGGCTTAGCTGAAGCGCAAATGGATTATAAAAGCATGATATCCAGTCAGAACGATTATGATAATCATGCAAATACAAACCATGATGGCGGATATTCGATGAGAAATCATGAACAATTCTGTCCATGCATTATGCGTAATCAATATTCAACCAACTCTAATAGCCAAACCCCCCCTATGGTCACCATACAAAATGGAAAGGTTGTTCATTTGAATAACGTAAATGGAGTGGATTTAACAAAAGGATATCCCAAAAATGAAACCCGTAGAATCAAAAGGGCAAATAGAGCGGGGACCCGTGGGTTTCGGGCACCGGAAGTATTAATGAAGTGTGGCGCTCAAACAACGAAGATTGATATATGGTCCGTTGGAGTTATTCTCTTGAGTCTTTTAGGTAGGAGATTTCCAATGTTCCAAAGCTTGGATGATGCTGATTCCTTACTGGAATTATGCACAATTTTTGGCTGGAAGGAGTTAAGAAAATGCGCAGCATTGCATGGGTTAGGCTTTGAAGCTAGTGGACTACTTTGGGATAAGCCAAATGGATATCCAAATGGATTAAAGGAATTAGTCTACGACCTTCTCAATAAAGAATGCACGATGGGTACTTTCCCCGAGTATAGTGTTGCATTTGAAACGTTTGGATTTCTCCAGCAGGAATTACACGATAGGATGTCTATTGAACCTCAATTGCCTGGCACCAAGGCAAACATGGATGCTACTGATGCCTatgagttgaaaaaataccaagaagaaatttggTCGGACCATTACTGGTGTTTTCAAGTTCTGGAACAATGCTTCGAGATGGATCCTCAAAAACGTAGTTCAGCAGAAGATTTACTGaaaaatccatttttcaatgaactaaatgaaaatgcatATCTATTGGATGGCGAAAGTACTGACGAAGATGACGTCGTAAGTTCAAGTGAGGGAGATTTGCTTGATAAAGATGTCCTTTTAATCTCTGAGTGA
- the OSH2 gene encoding oxysterol-binding protein related protein OSH2 (similar to Saccharomyces cerevisiae OSH2 (YDL019C) and SWH1 (YAR042W); ancestral locus Anc_3.175), which yields MSSEDQSTAEGPDQVSKPLLKVKLLEVLGQGDFKHLKTLIDNEFQPRDDPSVQQVLNLILHYAVQVAPILLIKEIVAQWVGQTDDEKSATENNDDIHLNLNYQDENGNTPLHLAVAQSRSDVISFLLNQKSIKDCIKNKAHLQPLDMCKDLNVAQMIQLKRDDYFLETVHSLRTAMNNRDFSKLELIWKSPRNLNLLDINGIDPETGMTLLYEYSQKKDIEMCQWLLKHGAEATVKDGKGRSPLDLVKDTKLPVKSSNNVTPEMKLKSLFEKKLKEQATVHENVASNKPPTYKGFLKKWTNFAHGYKLRWFVLNSDGILSYYKDQSHTDRPRGTLKVSTCRLHIDSSEKLNFELLGGVNGTTRWRLKGNHPVETTRWVNEIQSAIRFAKDKEIFREKRSVPPSLAMKSKSPALVSHSKTQSSLPEASQYHQHALHKEVIQPSSVSLYRRPSNNLSVVSSEIQLNDNLTESGKRFVSKMIESRLDGSKTTPIGVHSGPILQKVRSSNTLKSNRSVQSGSAVVIPFENVPNSGNNTNSNSVNMSQSNTAAGSTASLSDNNFIDNFEGDEANSDDDDEDLGINFDRDEEYIKAQYGPYKEKLDMYEQAIGIELSSLIELVDQEEPSPEIWLTVKKSLINTSTIFTKLKNLTSKRDKRLVDMVSKQGDVNNVWVQSVKELEIELSNKTERLAFIDKERRSLKKILRKKLLESQTSVVKKESPEDARDEREQEYDTSGSTLGQIAKFISATKEEDEASDADEFYDAAELVDEVTELTEAHPETSVAATPNGVPPVLSEEVPDSQNIQGKENNKELEDKKGSQNFEKQNNLRVKEKGKTEQSAIDLKRETKESQVKEATKEVASSVATEANIVAVTLVQKKKEDCLLKEGSYLGYEDGIRKRLSMDKDDRPKISLWAVLKSMVGKDMTRMTLPVTFNEPTSLLQRVAEDMEYSELLDQAAMFKDSSLRTLYVAAFTASSYASTTKRVAKPFNPLLGETFEYSRPDKQYRFFTEQVSHHPPISATWTESPRWDFWGESFVDTKFNGRSFNVKHLGLWHIKLRPDDNEKEELYTWRKPNNTVIGILIGNPQVDNHGEVNVVNHTTGDHCKLYFKARGWRSSGAYEITGEVYNKKKQKVWILGGHWNEAIFAKKVVKDSDLSLEKTNTAASALKGPTDDGTKFLIWKANDRPEEPFNLTPFAITLNAPQPHLVPWLPPTDTRLRPDQRAMEDGRYDEAGDEKFRVEEKQRAARRKRDENNVEYHPQWFVKDTHPITKAKYWRYTGKYWVKRKNHDLKDCGDIF from the coding sequence ATGTCTAGCGAAGACCAGTCTACTGCCGAAGGTCCCGATCAAGTAAGCAAACCTTTACTTAAAGTAAAGCTGTTGGAAGTTTTGGGGCAGGGGGACTTCAAGCATTTAAAGACACTTATCGATAACGAATTTCAGCCTAGAGATGATCCATCTGTACAACAAGTCCTTAACTTGATTCTACATTATGCTGTTCAGGTAGCCCCTATCCTCCTTATCAAGGAGATCGTTGCCCAATGGGTGGGACAGACGGACGATGAAAAGAGTGCaactgaaaataatgatgacaTTCATCTGAACTTGAATTATCAGGACGAAAACGGTAATACGCCACTGCATCTAGCTGTTGCCCAATCCCGTTCTGATGTAATCAGCTTTCTTCTTAACCAGAAATCTATCAAGGATTGTATCAAGAATAAAGCTCACCTGCAACCTTTGGACATGTGCAAGGATTTAAACGTAGCACAAATGATTCAGTTGAAAAGGGACGACTATTTTTTGGAGACAGTTCATTCTTTGAGAACTGCTATGAATAATAGAGACTTTTCGAAATTGGAGTTGATATGGAAAAGCCCAAGAAATTTAAATCTATTAGATATCAACGGTATTGATCCTGAAACTGGCATGACCTTATTATATGAATATtcgcaaaaaaaagatattgaaatGTGCCAGTGGTTGCTGAAACATGGCGCAGAAGCAACAGTTAAGGATGGAAAGGGAAGATCCCCTTTAGATTTAGTCAAGGACACAAAGCTTCCGGTTAAATCGTCTAATAATGTTACACCTGAAATGAAACTGAAGAgtctttttgaaaaaaagttgaaagaaCAAGCTACTGTTCATGAAAATGTTGCATCAAATAAGCCTCCAACATACAAGggctttttgaaaaaatggacgAATTTTGCCCATGGGTACAAGTTGCGTTGGTTCGTTTTAAATAGTGATGGAATTCTATCATATTACAAGGATCAATCGCATACGGATAGACCTCGTGGTACCTTGAAAGTTTCCACTTGTCGCTTACATATTGACTCCTcggaaaaattgaactttGAACTGCTGGGTGGTGTCAATGGCACTACAAGATGGCGGTTGAAAGGCAATCATCCTGTTGAAACGACTAGGTGGGTAAACGAAATTCAAAGCGCTATTAGATTCGCCAAAGACAAGGAAATAttcagagaaaaaaggTCAGTACCACCGTCATTGGCTATGAAAAGCAAATCACCAGCCCTGGTATCGCATTCTAAAACACAAAGCTCTCTTCCCGAAGCTTCACAATACCATCAACATGCTTTGCATAAAGAGGTAATCCAACCCTCCTCTGTGAGTCTTTATCGGAGACCAAGCAACAATCTATCTGTCGTGTCCAGTGAAATTCAACTGAACGACAATTTAACTGAGTCAGGTAAGCGTTTTGTCAGTAAAATGATTGAAAGCCGATTAGATGGTAGTAAAACTACTCCTATCGGAGTACATTCGGGTCCTATCCTACAAAAAGTTCGCAGTAGTAACACCCTAAAAAGCAATCGAAGTGTACAAAGTGGTTCAGCTGTAGTTATTCCTTTTGAAAACGTCCCAAACAGTGGTAATAACACTAATAGTAATAGTGTCAACATGAGCCAATCTAATACAGCAGCGGGATCTACTGCTTCCTTGAGTGATAATAACTTTATTGATAATTTCGAAGGTGATGAGGCAAattcagatgatgatgacgaggACCTTGGAATAAACTTTGATCGCGATGAAGAATATATCAAAGCGCAGTATGGGCCATATAAGGAGAAACTTGACATGTATGAACAGGCGATCGGTATAGAATTGAGTTCTTTAATTGAACTGGTTGATCAAGAGGAGCCAAGTCCTGAGATTTGGCTTACAGTTAAGAAAAGCCTCATCAACACATCAACCATTTTTaccaaattgaagaatttgacTTCTAAGAGAGACAAGAGATTGGTAGACATGGTTTCCAAGCAAGGTGATGTCAACAACGTTTGGGTACAATCCGTCAAAGAACTAGAAATTGAATTATCCAATAAGACCGAACGTTTGGCTTTTAttgataaagaaagaagaagtttgaagaagattctaCGTAAGAAATTGTTAGAATCACAAACCTCCGTTGTTAAGAAAGAATCTCCGGAAGATGCCAGAGATGAGAGAGAACAGGAATATGATACGTCGGGAAGTACACTGGGTCAAATTGCAAAATTCATCAGCGCTacaaaggaagaagatgaagcaTCTGATGCCGATGAGTTTTACGATGCCGCAGAATTAGTTGATGAAGTGACTGAATTAACTGAAGCTCATCCAGAAACTTCAGTTGCAGCAACTCCCAATGGTGTACCCCCCGTTCTAAGTGAAGAGGTTCCTGACAGTCAAAATATTCAGGGCAAGGAAAATAACAAAGAACTAGAGGACAAGAAAGGAAGtcaaaactttgaaaagcaaaacaATCTGCGCGTAAAggagaaaggaaaaactgaGCAATCAGCCATAGACCTCAAAAGAGAAACCAAGGAAAGTCAAGTAAAAGAGGCAACCAAAGAAGTAGCGTCCTCTGTTGCTACTGAAGCGAATATTGTAGCAGTAACATTggttcaaaagaaaaaagaagattgtTTACTCAAAGAGGGGTCATATCTTGGTTACGAAGATGGAATTAGAAAGAGACTTTCCATGGATAAGGATGATAGGCCTAAGATTAGTCTTTGGGCTGTTTTGAAATCCATGGTGGGCAAAGATATGACAAGAATGACCTTACCCGTTACTTTCAATGAGCCTACGTCTCTTCTGCAAAGAGTGGCAGAAGATATGGAGTATTCTGAACTTTTAGATCAAGCCGCAATGTTTAAAGATTCATCTTTGAGAACATTGTACGTAGCAGCCTTTACAGCATCTTCATACGCATCAACTACAAAAAGAGTTGCAAAACCTTTTAACCCATTGCTGGGCGAAACATTCGAATATTCTCGGCCGGATAAACAATATAGATTTTTCACTGAGCAAGTCTCTCATCATCCACCTATCTCTGCAACATGGACCGAATCGCCAAGATGGGACTTCTGGGGTGAATCATTCGTTGATACTAAATTCAACGGCAGATCTTTCAATGTTAAGCATTTGGGTTTGTGGCACATTAAATTGCGTCCCGacgataatgaaaaagaagaattgtATACCTGGAGGAAGCCGAATAATACTGTTATAGGTATTCTTATTGGTAACCCACAGGTCGATAATCATGGTGAAGTAAACGTTGTCAATCACACAACAGGTGACCACTGCAAATTGTATTTTAAAGCAAGGGGTTGGAGGTCATCAGGAGCATATGAAATCACAGGTGAAGTCtacaacaaaaagaaacagaaagtATGGATTCTTGGGGGACACTGGAATGAAGCAATCTTTGCTAAGAAAGTAGTGAAGGATAGTGATCTTTCGTTGGAGAAGACCAATACTGCTGCATCAGCACTGAAAGGGCCCACGGATGACGGAACAAAGTTTTTAATATGGAAGGCGAACGACCGCCCTGAGGAGCCATTTAATTTGACGCCTTTTGCCATCACATTAAATGCCCCGCAGCCGCACCTAGTGCCATGGTTACCTCCCACAGATACGCGTTTGAGACCAGATCAAAGAGCTATGGAGGACGGGCGTTATGACGAAGCCGGTGATGAGAAGTTCAGAGTCGAAGAGAAGCAGAGAGCTGCACGCAGAAAGAGGGACGAAAACAACGTTGAATATCATCCCCAATGGTTTGTCAAGGATACTCATCCTATTACGAAAGCCAAATATTGGAGATATACGGGCAAGTATTGGGttaagagaaaaaatcatgacTTGAAGGATTGTGGTGatatcttttga
- the SKDI04G2240 gene encoding uncharacterized protein (similar to Saccharomyces cerevisiae YDL012C and YBR016W; ancestral locus Anc_3.187), translating to MSAQDYYGNSTSKQSYSRPTAPPPGYETGARGYAPAQGQQQYYPQQQQQYYQQQPQYYQQQQPQPYQQHPQQPIYVQQQPASTGNGDCLTGCLAGLCLCCTLDMLF from the exons ATGTCAGCTCAAGATTATTACGGAAATTCTACATCCAAACAAAGC TATTCACGTCCTACTGCTCCGCCACCAGGGTACGAGACAGGAGCAAGAGGGTACGCTCCCGCACAAGGCCAACAACAGTATTATCcgcagcaacaacagcagtaTTATCAGCAGCAGCCCcaatattatcaacaacaacagccTCAACCCTACCAGCAGCACCCACAACAGCCCATATATGTCCAACAGCAACCAGCCAGTACTGGTAACGGGGACTGCTTAACAGGCTGTTTAGCGGGGTTGTGTCTATGTTGTACTTTGGATATGTTGTTTTAG
- the ERP3 gene encoding Erp3p (similar to Saccharomyces cerevisiae ERP3 (YDL018C); ancestral locus Anc_3.182) gives MSYLFVLMFHLLFLTRFFSQASPLTFELKKGQKECLYTLSPDIDCIISYYFAVQQGESNDFDVNYEIFAPDDKNKPIIERSGERQGEWSFVGQHKGEYSICFYGGKAHDKIVDLDIKYACERQDDVQNERRKARKAQRNLRDSKIDPLQDSLENSIDTIERQLHVLERNIQYYKTRNIRNHHTVCSTERRIVMFSIYGILLIGAMSCAQIAVLELIFRESRKHNV, from the coding sequence ATGTCCTATTTGTTTGTGCTTATGTTTCACTTGCTTTTCCTGACGCGGTTTTTTAGTCAGGCATCACCATTGACATTCGAGTTAAAGAAGGGTCAAAAGGAGTGCCTATATACGCTAAGTCCCGATATTGATTGCATAATTTCATATTATTTCGCGGTGCAGCAGGGAGAGAGTAATGACTTTGATGTTAATTACGAAATATTTGCTCCAGATGACAAGAACAAGCCAATAATTGAGAGGTCTGGCGAGCGTCAGGGTGAATGGTCATTTGTAGGCCAACATAAAGGAGAATATTCTATCTGTTTTTACGGTGGTAAGGCACACGACAAGATTGTAGATTTGGACATCAAATACGCTTGTGAGCGCCAAGATGATgttcaaaatgaaagacGCAAGGCGAGAAAGGCACAGAGAAATTTGAGAGACTCTAAGATCGATCCCTTGCAAGATAGTCTGGAAAACTCAATAGACACCATAGAAAGACAGCTCCACGTTTTGGAACGTAATATACAATACTATAAGACTAGGAATATCAGAAACCATCATACCGTTTGTTCAACAGAACGCAGAATCGTTATGTTTTCCATTTACGGTATCTTGTTGATCGGTGCTATGAGCTGTGCGCAGATTGCCGTACTGGAACTCATCTTCAGAGAATCAAGAAAGCATAATGTGTAA
- the TSC13 gene encoding trans-2-enoyl-CoA reductase (NADPH) TSC13 (similar to Saccharomyces cerevisiae TSC13 (YDL015C); ancestral locus Anc_3.184) yields the protein MPVTIKSRSKALRDTEIDLSKKPTLDDVLKQISAKNRNISKYRIRLTYKKESKQVPVISDRFFQEEADDSMEFFIKDLGPQISWRLVFFCEYLGPILVHSLFYYLSKIPAVVARWHSSRSEYNPFLNRVAYLLILAHYGKRLFETLFIHQFSLATMPIFNLFKNCFHYWVLSGLISFGYFGYGFPFSNAELFKYYSYLKLDDLSTLIGLFVVCELWNFYCHIKLRLWGDYQKKHGNAKVRVPLNQGLFNLFVAPNYTFEIWSWIWFTFVFKFNLFAVLFLTVSTIQMYAWAQKKNEKYHTRRAFLIPYVF from the coding sequence ATGCCCGTTACCATCAAGAGTCGTTCAAAAGCGTTGAGGGACACCGAAATCGATTTGTCCAAAAAGCCCACCTTAGATGATGTTCTGAAACAGATTTCTGCAAAGAATAGAAATATCAGCAAGTATAGGATAAGATTGACCTATAAGAAGGAAAGCAAGCAAGTTCCAGTTATTTCTGATCGCTTCTTTCAGGAAGAGGCTGATGATTCAATGGAGTTCTTCATCAAGGATTTGGGGCCCCAAATTTCATGGAGATTGGTCTTCTTTTGCGAGTATTTAGGCCCCATTTTGGTTCACTCCCTCTTTTATTATCTATCTAAAATTCCAGCGGTTGTTGCTAGATGGCATAGTAGTAGATCAGAATATAATCCATTTTTAAATAGGGTTGCATACCTTTTAATTTTAGCACATTATGGAAAGAGATTATTTGAAACTTTGTTCATACATCAGTTCTCTTTAGCTACTATGCCCATTTTTAACCTATTCAAGAACTGTTTTCATTACTGGGTTTTAAGCGGTCTTATTTCGTTTGGTTACTTCGGCTACGGCTTTCCATTCAGCAATGCTGAGTTGTTCAAATATTATTCATATTTGAAGTTGGATGATTTAAGCACATTGATTGGTCTTTTCGTGGTTTGCGAATTATGGAACTTTTACTGTCATATCAAATTGCGTTTATGGGGCGACTACCAAAAGAAGCACGGTAACGCTAAGGTTCGTGTCCCATTGAACCAAGGTCTTTTCAATCTTTTTGTCGCTCCTAACTatacttttgaaatctgGTCTTGGATCTGGTTTACTTTTGTCTTCAAGTTCAATTTATTCGCcgttttatttttgactGTTTCAACAATTCAAATGTACGCATGGgctcaaaagaaaaacgaaaagtATCATACTAGAAGAGCATTTTTGATTCCATATGTATTTTGA
- the NOP1 gene encoding rRNA methyltransferase NOP1 (similar to Saccharomyces cerevisiae NOP1 (YDL014W); ancestral locus Anc_3.185), whose amino-acid sequence MSFRPGSRGGSRGGSRGGFGGRGGSRGGSRGGFGDRGGFGGRGGSRGGSRGGFGGRGGSRGGSRGGFGDRGGSRGGSRGGFGGARGGGARGGAKVVIEPHRHAGVYIARGKEDLLVTKNMAPGDSVYGEKRISVEEPSKEDGVPPTKVEYRVWNPFRSKLAAGIMGGLDELFITPGKKVLYLGAASGTSVSHVSDVVGPEGVVYAVEFSHRPGRELISMAKKRPNIIPIIEDARHPQKYRMLIGMVDCVFADVAQPDQARIIALNSHMFLKDQGGVVISIKANCIDSTVDAETVFAREVQKLREERIKPLEQLTLEPYERDHCIVVGRYMRSGLKK is encoded by the coding sequence ATGTCATTCAGACCAGGTAGTAGAGGTGGTTCCCGTGGTGGTTCCAGAGGTGGCTTCGGCGGTAGAGGCGGTTCTCGTGGCGGTTCCAGAGGTGGCTTCGGTGACAGAGGTGGTTTCGGTGGCAGAGGCGGTTCCCGTGGTGGTTCCAGAGGTGGCTTCGGTGGCAGAGGCGGTTCTCGTGGTGGTTCCAGAGGTGGCTTCGGTGACAGAGGCGGTTCTCGTGGCGGTTCCAGAGGTGGCTTCGGTGGTGCCAGAGGTGGTGGTGCCAGAGGTGGTGCCAAGGTCGTTATCGAACCTCATAGACATGCCGGTGTTTACATTGCCAGAGGTAAAGAAGATTTGCTAGTTACCAAAAACATGGCCCCAGGTGATTCTGTTTACGGTGAAAAGAGAATTTCTGTTGAAGAACCATCCAAGGAAGATGGTGTTCCACCAACCAAGGTCGAATACCGTGTTTGGAATCCTTTCAGATCTAAGTTGGCTGCCGGTATTATGGGTGGTTTAGACGAATTATTCATCACCCCAGGTAAGAAAGTTCTGTATTTAGGTGCTGCATCCGGTACTTCCGTTTCTCACGTTTCAGATGTTGTTGGCCCAGAAGGTGTTGTCTACGCTGTCGAATTTTCTCACAGACCAGGTAGAGAATTGATCTCGATGGCTAAGAAGAGACCTAACATCATTCCAATCATCGAAGATGCTAGACATCCacaaaaatacagaatGCTGATTGGTATGGTTGACTGTGTCTTCGCAGATGTTGCCCAACCTGATCAAGCTCGTATTATTGCATTGAACTCTCATATGTTCTTGAAGGATCAAGGTGGTGTCGTTATCTCTATCAAAGCTAACTGTATTGACTCTACTGTAGATGCTGAAACCGTTTTTGCGAGAGAAGTTCAAAAGTTACGTGAAGAACGTATTAAGCCATTAGAACAATTGACTTTGGAACCATACGAAAGAGATCATTGTATCGTCGTTGGTAGATACATGAGAAGtggtttgaagaaataa